The Zingiber officinale cultivar Zhangliang chromosome 9A, Zo_v1.1, whole genome shotgun sequence genome window below encodes:
- the LOC122021488 gene encoding protein Brevis radix-like 1, with protein MHTCIVCPRSTKGLTRLITRQIKGMSLRPGRRRKRLQREAEEAAAKSGERQEEGEVGDEEEQSEWVSEPEPGVFITLVPLPEVGNRVKKIRFSKERFDDWGAQKWWSENYDKVMELYCIVSQQSSPTLAPSDDESKLVHNQEEEEEEEEEGGNEAASRSSKSTAGSSKATPEPQPHCEMSVEIGNRVLEWNVEDETGVFFTVRSMPDGSREILRIVFSGDRFGEMKTRVWWEKNKARLQQQYSLNL; from the exons ATGCACACATGCATCGTTTGTCCGAGGAGCACCAAAGGCCTCACCAGACTGATCACCCGCCAG ATCAAAGGCATGTCTTTGCGCCCCGGCCGGCGCCGGAAAAGGCTGCAACGCGAGGCTGAAGAAGCAGCAGCGAAGTCCGGCGAAAGacaggaagaaggagaagtcggAGACGAGGAGGAGCAGAGCGAGTGGGTCTCAGAGCCTGAGCCCGGAGTGTTCATAACTTTGGTGCCACTGCCCGAGGTAGGCAATCGCGTGAAGAAGATACGATTCAG CAAGGAGCGGTTCGATGATTGGGGAGCGCAGAAATGGTGGAGCGAAAACTACGATAAGGTTATGGAGCTCTACTGCATCGTCTCCCAGCAATCTTCTCCCACGCTCGCTCCATCCGACGATGAA AGTAAATTAGTTcataatcaagaagaagaagaagaagaagaagaagaaggagggaaTGAAGCAGCATCACGCTCCTCAAAGAGCACCGCTGGTTCCTCCAAGGCGACCCCAGAGCCGCAACCTCACTGTGAGATGTCAGTGGAGATCGGGAACAGGGTGCTCGAGTGGAACGTGGAAGATGAGACCGGTGTCTTTTTCACTGTGCGATCGATGCCTGATGGCTCTCGGGAGATTCTACGAATTGTATTCAG TGGGGATAGGTTCGGCGAGATGAAAACCAGAGTGTGGTGGGAAAAAAACAAGGCGAGGCTGCAACAGCAGTACAGTCTCAATTTGTAG
- the LOC122020984 gene encoding transcription factor MYBS2-like isoform X2 — MGREKVVKLFGVSILAGEREVDGLAKEATKKCSGNDNLYSSCAAEIPSPAAGGRAYCLSDSGFHDQPGGRRRSQRAGIPWSEEEHKAFLAGLEKLGKGDWKGISREFVTTRTPAQVASHAQKYFLRQKKPSKLKRRSSVFDLAAAGESSTS; from the exons atGGGTCGAGAGAAGGTGGTGAAGCTATTCGGCGTGAGCATTCTTGCAGGAGAGCGCGAGGTCGACGGCCTGGCAAAGGAGGCGACGAAGAAGTGCTCCGGCAACGACAATTTGTACTCCTCCTGTGCGGCGGAGATTCCTTCTCCGGCCGCCGGAGGCCGCGCTTACTGCCTGTCCGATAGCGGCTTTCATGACCAGCCCGGAGGGAGGAGGAGAAGCCAGAGAGCCG GCATTCCATGGAGTGAGGAAGAGCACAAGGCCTTCTTAGCAGGGCTGGAGAAGCTCGGAAAGGGCGACTGGAAGGGCATCTCGAGGGAGTTCGTGACCACCAGAACCCCAGCGCAGGTGGCCAGCCACGCTCAGAAGTACTTCCTGAGGCAGAAGAAGCCCAGCAAACTGAAACGCAGGTCCAGTGTTTTTGACCTCGCCGCCGCC GGCGAGTCCTCAACTTCATGA
- the LOC122020984 gene encoding transcription factor MYBS2-like isoform X1, producing the protein MGREKVVKLFGVSILAGEREVDGLAKEATKKCSGNDNLYSSCAAEIPSPAAGGRAYCLSDSGFHDQPGGRRRSQRAGIPWSEEEHKAFLAGLEKLGKGDWKGISREFVTTRTPAQVASHAQKYFLRQKKPSKLKRRASPQLHELKTTSDLELKIPVPPQAAAAAAAATAAGAIREDCDMCGRWPFGSLCEILSKIKSSQS; encoded by the exons atGGGTCGAGAGAAGGTGGTGAAGCTATTCGGCGTGAGCATTCTTGCAGGAGAGCGCGAGGTCGACGGCCTGGCAAAGGAGGCGACGAAGAAGTGCTCCGGCAACGACAATTTGTACTCCTCCTGTGCGGCGGAGATTCCTTCTCCGGCCGCCGGAGGCCGCGCTTACTGCCTGTCCGATAGCGGCTTTCATGACCAGCCCGGAGGGAGGAGGAGAAGCCAGAGAGCCG GCATTCCATGGAGTGAGGAAGAGCACAAGGCCTTCTTAGCAGGGCTGGAGAAGCTCGGAAAGGGCGACTGGAAGGGCATCTCGAGGGAGTTCGTGACCACCAGAACCCCAGCGCAGGTGGCCAGCCACGCTCAGAAGTACTTCCTGAGGCAGAAGAAGCCCAGCAAACTGAAACGCAG GGCGAGTCCTCAACTTCATGAGCTGAAAACCACCAGTGATTTGGAGCTGAAGATTCCAGTCCCTCCTCAGGCGGCGGCTGCAGCGGCGGCGGCAACAGCAGCTGGTGCAATAAGAGAAGACTGTGACATGTGTGGCCGATGGCCATTTGGATCCTTGTGCGAGATATTATCAAAGATCAAATCAAGTCAATCATGA
- the LOC122021329 gene encoding putative glycerol-3-phosphate transporter 4, translating into MRSEPSGLSLLRRLGGGKEWSRNAHRGLVLALTFVAYACYHASRKPPSIVKSVLDPKAHPSADPRLWPLGPIFIEAGSVSHSGQGWPPFNGTDGTAKLGEIDVAFLACYSVGMYAAGHLGDRLDLRLFLAVGMIGSGAFVALFGMGYFWNIHAFEFYLAVPMLAGFLQSTGWPSVVAVVGNWFGERKRGLIMGIWNAHTSVGNISGSLLAASVLQYGWGWSFILPGALIAVGGVLVFFFLAAYPEDVVFSVVPDEEAAQRQETETEDRGSAVGIRKACSIPGVIPFALCLFFSKLVAYTFLYWLPFYLSQTAIGGEYLSVKSAGNLSTLFDVGGIIGGILAGCISDQLNARATTAATFVYLAIPSLYIYHKYGGISKTVNIVLMMITGLFVNGPYALITTAVSADLGTHKSLKGDSRALATVTALIDGTGSVGAAVGPLVTGFLSTKGWSSVFMMLMLGAFVAGTLLLVLVREEVSQIIHRHRNPLIGGSASTPLLKEDS; encoded by the exons ATGAGGTCGGAGCCTTCGGGTCTCAGCCTCCTCCGCCGCCTCGGAGGAGGCAAGGAGTGGAGCCGCAACGCCCACCGTGGCCTCGTCCTCGCCCTCACCTTCGTCGCGTACGCCTGCTACCACGCCTCCCGCAAGCCGCCCAGTATCGTCAAGAGCGTGCTCGACCCCAAGGCCCACCCCTCCGCCGACCCTCGCCTCTGGCCGCTGGGCCCCATCTTCATCGAGGCCGGCAGCGTCTCCCACAGCGGCCAGGGATGGCCGCCGTTCAACGGCACGGACGGCACGGCCAAGCTAGGCGAGATCGACGTCGCCTTCCTCGCTTGTTATTCCGTCGGCATGTACGCCGCCGGCCATCTCGGCGACCGCCTCGACCTCCGCCTCTTCCTCGCCGTCGGAATGATCGGGAGCGGCGCCTTCGTCGCCCTGTTCGGGATGGGGTACTTCTGGAACATCCACGCCTTCGAATTCTACCTCGCCGTGCCAATGCTCGCCGGATTTCTCCAGTCGACCGGGTGGCCGTCGGTGGTGGCGGTGGTGGGGAATTGGTTCGGGGAACGGAAGAGGGGTCTCATCATGGGGATATGGAACGCCCACACCTCCGTCGGCAACATCAGCGGGTCGTTGCTCGCCGCCAGCGTGCTGCAGTACGGATGGGGGTGGTCGTTCATCCTTCCGGGGGCCCTGATCGCCGTCGGCGGCGTTctggtcttcttcttcttggctgcCTACCCGGAAGATGTCGTCTTCTCCGTTGTTCCTGACGAGGAAGCCGCGCAGCGGCAGGAGACAGAAACAGAGGACAGAGGAAGCGCGGTGGGAATTCGCAAGGCATGCTCGATACCCGGCGTTATTCCTTTTGCACTCTgtctcttcttctccaagctcgtGGCATACACATTCTTATACTGGTTGCCATTTTACCTCAGCCAGACAG CTATCGGAGGAGAATACCTGTCTGTGAAATCTGCCGGAAACCTTTCGACTCTCTTTGATGTTGGAGGAATCATTGGCGGAATCCTCGCCGGTTGCATATCCGACCAACTCAATGCCAGGGCCACTACGGCAGCGACGTTCGTGTATCTAGCGATTCCTTCCCTTTACATCTACCACAAGTACGGAGGCATATCGAAGACAGTAAACATCGTGCTGATGATGATCACTGGCTTGTTCGTGAACGGGCCTTACGCTCTCATAACCACTGCTGTTTCAGCCGACCTCGGCACTCACAAGTCCCTCAAAGGCGATTCACGGGCACTGGCGACTGTGACCGCGCTGATCGATGGCACAGGCTCGGTCGGAGCTGCGGTTGGGCCTCTCGTCACAGGATTTCTATCGACAAAGGGGTGGAGTTCGGTGTTCATGATGCTGATGCTCGGAGCATTCGTAGCGGGCACCCTCTTGTTGGTTCTTGTTCGAGAAGAGGTATCTCAAATAATTCATCGCCACAGGAATCCCTTGATTG GGGGCTCTGCTTCCACGCCGCTTCTGAAGGAGGATAGTTGA